The Candidatus Desulfofervidus auxilii nucleotide sequence GGTTCTCCCGGCTCTAAAGCCTAAACTGGCCGATATGTAGGTGGTCTCTATGGGTCTGCCTTCAATTAAAGTGAGATCGCTGGTCCTGCCTCTCTCAACCACTAGGATGAAGCTGTCTGGTAGTCTCTCGTACTCTCTTCTAGGGTCTCCGGTGAGTATTATTTTCGCATCCCTAGGCTTAGTGCTGTGGACTGTAGTCTTGAGGTCTCTATCGATCTCTGTGAACCCGTAGTTTCCCAGGAACTCTCTAATAGCCTCCTCTCTCCTCCTCTTGGGTACTACAGCCATGTAGAGGTCCAAGCCTCCCCCTCTCCTCAGGATCTCAACTACTGTTTTCTTCGAGAGGCTCATCAATACTCCTAGGTCTGGATAGGATCTCTCCTTACCGGAGTACTTCTTAGTGAGCTTGAATACTAATCTCCTCTTCTCCCTCCTGCTAACGCTGGGTGCTTGTAGTTCTGGTAGAATTCCATCTAGCCACTCCGCAAACCCCCAGTCCTTTGCGGATTTTATTAGGCATGCCTCCCAGAACATAGGGAATACTATAGTGAATATCAATGAGGGAAAACCCTTGAATGCTTCCTCAAGGCCTAGTACTCCTATAGCGTAGAGGTGGGATAACATGAGGAAGGGTATTAATGAAAGTACATAGTATACTAGTGCAGTATGTAGTCTATGACCACTAACCAATGAGAGTAAGAGGACAACTGGAAGGGCTATAAGAGCAATACACATGAGCAGGCCTACATTAGCTAATTGAACTCCTATTGAGATCAGTTGGATGAGTATCATCACAAATAATTGAAGGGAGTTATATTTACTCTTCCTTTGAGTATGGTGAAAATAATACTATCCTGTGGCTAGCCTACAAATTTAACCGAACTTCGACCTTCCCACATAATCACTGTAGTTATATAAGTGCGCGCCTTGTCCTTAACATATTCGTACTCTCACGGTGTCGTGTTTGAGGGGTTGAAGTGCCCAGCGGAATCAGATTTGAAGTTTCAGAAAACCTAAGGGAGGATATTGAGCTCTTCATCGGTAGATCAGACATAGGTGCTTGGAAATTGTGTTCACGTTCAAGGGACCAAGAAAGTTCTCGTAGAGTTCAAAATAATCTAGCATTTCTCCACTCATGACATATTAGCTTGAATAGAATGAGATAATTCCTGTAATTCTTTTATTATTTTCTGTCTATCTCCTTCAGTATACCTCGTTGTTGCGAATGCTCCTCTCCAACTATTTAAGAAAGTTTTTCCCTTAATCTCTGGAATTATTCTTCTACTTAACTTAATCTGAAATATCTCTGGATAGGGCAGTATCTCCTTTATCCTTCTCCTAACCTCTTTAGGTATACCGTTATCAAGAATCAGAGAAGCTATATCTCTTATATCGGATGGTCTAGCTGATACTACCTTCATAATAAAATAATCTACATAGCTTGGAACTGGAAGCTTAACAAGATCATCAGCTATAGGTATCTTAACAAACTTTCTATTCTTAATCATCTTTTCATCTATCAGAATTATCTCTTTCTCCTCTCTACCTCTAATCTCACCCTCCATAAAATCGATGGAAACCTTAATCCTAAGCCTATCATACTTAACAAACTTTATACATCTTAAGAAACTATAGGTTCCACGCTTCTCAAAAGCCTCAACAGAATAATCCTTAGGCATAATTTCCTTAAGCTTATCGATCTTCCATCCTCTAGTTTTTCTTAAGGCGAAGTCACAATCTCTCGTATATCTGGTAAATGGTATGAATGCCCTAAGAGCGTATCCACCTATTAATATCAACTTAGGATCTGAAAATAAATTCGTTCTTCTCGATATTTTCTTAATTAATTTTAGTATTTCTTCCTCACGTCTTTTCATAAGCTCTATAGCTTTAGACAAATTCGATCACCTTATCTACAGCTTCATCAACCAACTCCTTGATATTACCGCTTAAACTAGTTTTTCTAACCTTAAACAAGTCCTTTCCAGTTTTTTCGTTGAATAAGCTACAACTGTACTTTATTACAGTCCAGACGCGCATATTGCTCCTAGAAACTCTTTTCCATCTACTTAATTTCTTCAACTTATGGAAGTTAATCTCATTTTTTCTGAAGTATAATGTTGCTAGAGCATCTAAGAAAGACCATTCAGTTATACAACTAACAATAGAAGATTCTAAAGACTCAACTAATAAATTACCTAACCTTACGTATTCATAGGGAACTTTTTTATCATAAACTTCGACTTCAAATATCCATCCTCTACTTCTACTGAATTCCTCCAAAGCTCGCTTATAGCTTCTATCCGTAACAGCCAATCTATATATGTTTCTATGCACAAAATCATAGTTCCATATGCTTGCAG carries:
- a CDS encoding nucleotidyl transferase AbiEii/AbiGii toxin family protein, which produces MSKAIELMKRREEEILKLIKKISRRTNLFSDPKLILIGGYALRAFIPFTRYTRDCDFALRKTRGWKIDKLKEIMPKDYSVEAFEKRGTYSFLRCIKFVKYDRLRIKVSIDFMEGEIRGREEKEIILIDEKMIKNRKFVKIPIADDLVKLPVPSYVDYFIMKVVSARPSDIRDIASLILDNGIPKEVRRRIKEILPYPEIFQIKLSRRIIPEIKGKTFLNSWRGAFATTRYTEGDRQKIIKELQELSHSIQANMS